In the Chloroflexota bacterium genome, one interval contains:
- a CDS encoding zinc metallopeptidase: MFWPYYFIDPLWIIVSLPALLLMLYAQFKVRGAYSKYSQVPNMQGMSGAQAARRLLDAAGLTYVPIEVTPGELSDHYDPRAKVLRLSPSVYRSASVAALGITAHEVGHALQDKVGYVPLRVRSGLVPVANIGSWLGYIFVILGFIAQASGLIWLGIALFSGAVVFALITLPVEYNASGRALQLLRTNGMVSTAELQGTQAVLNAAALTYVAALLQAIGQLLYWVLLAVGMGRRQD, translated from the coding sequence ATGTTTTGGCCCTATTACTTCATTGATCCTCTGTGGATAATCGTTTCCCTGCCCGCCTTGTTACTGATGCTATACGCCCAGTTCAAAGTGCGTGGTGCCTATAGCAAGTATTCGCAGGTGCCGAATATGCAGGGGATGAGCGGTGCCCAGGCGGCCCGCCGGCTTCTCGATGCGGCCGGTCTCACTTATGTACCGATCGAGGTCACCCCAGGCGAACTGAGTGATCATTACGATCCGCGGGCTAAAGTCTTGCGGTTGTCGCCATCTGTGTACCGGAGTGCGTCGGTGGCTGCGCTGGGAATCACGGCCCACGAGGTTGGGCATGCCCTGCAGGACAAAGTGGGCTATGTACCGCTCCGTGTACGGTCCGGCTTGGTGCCGGTAGCTAACATTGGGTCGTGGTTGGGATACATCTTCGTCATCTTAGGGTTCATTGCCCAGGCGAGTGGACTGATCTGGCTGGGGATCGCCCTCTTCTCAGGTGCGGTGGTCTTTGCCCTGATCACTCTACCCGTGGAGTACAACGCCAGTGGGCGTGCTCTCCAGCTGCTGCGGACGAATGGCATGGTGAGTACAGCCGAGTTGCAGGGCACTCAAGCCGTGCTGAATGCGGCGGCGCTCACTTACGTGGCCGCCCTGCTCCAGGCCATCGGACAGCTGCTCTACTGGGTGCTGCTGGCCGTGGGCATGGGCCGACGTCAAGACTAG
- a CDS encoding glycosyltransferase — protein sequence MYRVAMISVHSCPLARLGGQETGGMNVYIQELSRELGRRGIAVDIFTRWTNPSVPSLVGLGPQGRVIHLKAGEVGPLPKNEVLRHLPEFICNMRRFKEEQNIHYDLLHSHYWLSGWVARFLQERWYLPHVTMFHTLGQLKNRARPAENESAQRISIEQKIIASADRIIAATTQEKAAMIDLYGVEPERIRVVPCGVDLRTFQPSEKAVARKQLGLADQRLVLFVGRVEPLKGADILIRAMSHLAGMRGLRLLIIGGDGQQNDPQIGRLRSLVARLGLGEKVSFLGPIEQERLPLYYSAAEVCVVPSHYESFCLVALEALACGTPVIASRVGALPNIIHHNENGLLVTQRSPSGFAEAVRSLLDGPVRWGRLAQAARPSVEHLTWSAVADQIMQVYNELIMGAPKDLALCTDDAEKQRYGGFCCQC from the coding sequence ATGTATAGGGTAGCTATGATCAGCGTCCACTCATGTCCCCTGGCCCGGCTGGGTGGTCAGGAAACTGGTGGGATGAACGTCTATATACAGGAATTGAGTCGGGAATTGGGTAGGAGAGGTATAGCAGTAGATATCTTCACGCGCTGGACCAATCCCTCCGTGCCCAGCCTCGTCGGGTTAGGGCCACAGGGGCGTGTGATCCACCTTAAAGCTGGAGAGGTGGGGCCGTTGCCCAAGAACGAGGTATTGCGGCATCTTCCCGAGTTTATCTGTAACATGAGGCGGTTCAAGGAGGAGCAGAACATCCACTATGATCTGCTCCACAGCCACTACTGGCTCAGTGGTTGGGTAGCCCGCTTCCTGCAGGAGCGCTGGTACCTGCCTCACGTGACGATGTTTCATACCCTGGGCCAGCTCAAGAATCGCGCTCGACCGGCGGAGAACGAGAGTGCCCAGCGCATTAGCATCGAGCAAAAGATTATCGCTTCGGCCGATAGGATCATCGCCGCCACCACACAGGAAAAAGCAGCGATGATCGACCTTTACGGTGTGGAGCCAGAGCGCATCAGGGTCGTTCCCTGTGGGGTTGATTTACGGACCTTCCAGCCATCGGAGAAAGCAGTGGCCAGGAAGCAATTGGGGCTTGCTGACCAGCGTCTGGTACTTTTCGTTGGACGCGTCGAGCCGTTGAAGGGAGCAGATATTTTGATTCGGGCGATGTCTCACCTGGCCGGGATGAGGGGGTTACGCCTGCTCATCATCGGAGGTGATGGCCAGCAGAACGATCCCCAGATAGGCCGTTTGCGTTCCCTGGTCGCCAGGCTTGGGCTGGGGGAAAAGGTATCCTTTTTGGGTCCGATCGAGCAGGAGAGGCTACCCCTCTATTATAGTGCGGCTGAGGTTTGTGTGGTCCCCTCCCATTATGAAAGCTTTTGTCTGGTCGCTCTGGAGGCGCTGGCTTGCGGCACGCCAGTGATCGCCTCCAGGGTTGGCGCTCTACCGAATATTATCCACCATAATGAGAACGGGCTGCTGGTTACGCAGCGTTCTCCTTCAGGCTTTGCGGAGGCGGTGCGCTCTCTTCTCGACGGCCCCGTTCGGTGGGGAAGGTTAGCTCAAGCGGCGCGTCCTTCCGTTGAACACCTCACCTGGTCGGCAGTAGCTGACCAGATCATGCAGGTCTATAATGAATTGATCATGGGGGCCCCCAAAGATTTGGCTCTATGTACAGATGATGCCGAGAAACAGAGGTATGGGGGCTTCTGTTGTCAGTGTTAG
- the larA gene encoding nickel-dependent lactate racemase, which produces MGETYAVPYGKGVLEFDLPSGMRGTLLKSRSLPPVYDLDAAIREALENPLNSPRLRDLAKRGDRVCLVITDATRDCPDVHLVPALLTELYQAGVRDSDITVVFGLGMHRPTTPEERRQKLGEDLSCCLRLIDPDQSDPEQWVDLGHTRSGVPIVLNSHVLQADLVIATGIVEPHLYAGYSGGRKTVGIGTAAERTIEHLHSVHMLEHPGTRLGVIEGNPFHEAVTKIAQAASLRFIINVVVNEAKEVVAVKAGKPEDVFACLVEVAKDLYTVPILKSFDIVVAGVGYPKDSNLYQASRAPSYLIFAPQPVVRKGGVIIVPAPCPEGVGDGIGERRFYELMKGTPDLSAIIANAHRYGYKAGEQRAFVMAKVLQHCAVIFAGTTCPDVVRHLHMIPAADMQEAFEVAQRLVGSAAEVLIVPHALMTLPVISP; this is translated from the coding sequence ATGGGCGAGACCTATGCCGTGCCCTATGGCAAAGGTGTTCTAGAGTTCGATCTACCCTCTGGCATGCGCGGCACCCTGCTTAAGTCACGGTCGCTTCCCCCCGTGTACGATCTGGATGCGGCCATTCGGGAGGCTTTAGAGAATCCGCTGAACTCACCCCGTCTGCGCGACCTGGCTAAGCGGGGTGATCGTGTCTGCTTGGTTATCACTGACGCTACCCGAGACTGTCCTGACGTCCATCTGGTTCCAGCCCTCTTGACTGAGCTGTACCAGGCCGGAGTGCGAGACAGCGATATCACGGTGGTCTTCGGCCTGGGCATGCACCGACCGACTACCCCTGAGGAGCGGCGCCAGAAGCTGGGCGAGGATCTGTCCTGTTGTCTGCGCCTGATCGATCCCGACCAATCTGATCCAGAGCAGTGGGTGGATCTTGGCCACACCAGGTCGGGCGTGCCTATTGTGTTAAATTCACACGTCTTGCAGGCGGATCTAGTGATCGCCACAGGCATCGTTGAACCGCATCTCTACGCCGGCTACAGCGGTGGGCGTAAGACGGTAGGCATCGGCACAGCCGCTGAACGCACCATTGAACACCTCCATAGCGTGCACATGCTCGAGCACCCCGGGACACGTCTGGGGGTGATCGAGGGTAACCCTTTCCATGAGGCGGTCACGAAGATCGCTCAGGCTGCCAGCCTGCGTTTCATCATCAACGTGGTGGTGAATGAGGCAAAGGAGGTTGTGGCGGTCAAGGCGGGCAAGCCAGAGGATGTTTTCGCTTGCTTGGTTGAGGTGGCTAAGGACCTCTATACAGTCCCCATTCTGAAGAGCTTCGATATCGTCGTGGCCGGTGTGGGTTATCCCAAAGATAGCAACCTCTACCAGGCCAGCCGTGCCCCTAGCTACCTCATCTTCGCTCCCCAGCCTGTCGTACGGAAGGGAGGGGTAATTATCGTCCCGGCGCCCTGTCCGGAGGGAGTAGGGGATGGTATAGGAGAGCGACGGTTCTATGAGCTGATGAAGGGTACGCCCGATCTGAGCGCGATCATCGCCAATGCCCATCGCTATGGCTATAAGGCGGGGGAGCAGCGGGCCTTCGTGATGGCTAAAGTGCTGCAACATTGCGCCGTAATCTTCGCCGGGACCACCTGTCCGGACGTGGTACGTCATCTGCATATGATTCCAGCCGCAGATATGCAAGAGGCCTTCGAGGTGGCCCAGCGCCTGGTGGGTTCTGCGGCTGAAGTGCTAATCGTCCCTCATGCTCTAATGACCCTGCCGGTCATCTCTCCTTGA
- a CDS encoding PIG-L family deacetylase, with translation MDIPKKVLVIVAHPDDAEFGCAGTLAKWINEGSEVHYILCSSGDKGINNGDINAAELALLREQEQEAAAAVLGVKGCTFLRHKDAEIEVNLSLRAELVRLIRQHRPEAVMTHDPWLHYQLHPDHRAVGFVAVDAVASARDRLFHLEQLVDGLGVHRTKEIYLFRPQEPNLWVDITTTIEKKIAALSKHQSQLSHIEGLEERVQRWSALMGEEKGMPLAEAFRRMELF, from the coding sequence ATGGATATACCCAAGAAGGTTTTAGTAATCGTCGCTCACCCTGACGATGCCGAGTTTGGCTGTGCTGGGACGCTGGCCAAGTGGATAAACGAGGGGAGCGAGGTTCATTATATTCTGTGCAGTAGTGGGGATAAGGGGATCAACAACGGTGATATAAACGCGGCAGAGCTGGCCCTCCTGCGTGAACAGGAGCAAGAGGCGGCAGCGGCAGTGTTGGGGGTGAAGGGCTGCACTTTCTTGCGGCATAAGGACGCGGAGATAGAGGTGAACCTGTCCTTACGGGCAGAATTAGTGCGGCTGATTCGCCAGCATCGCCCGGAGGCTGTGATGACCCACGATCCGTGGTTGCACTATCAGCTCCATCCAGACCACCGCGCTGTCGGCTTTGTAGCCGTTGATGCCGTTGCCTCAGCCCGCGATCGACTCTTTCATCTGGAGCAGCTGGTGGACGGTTTGGGTGTGCATCGGACCAAGGAGATTTATCTCTTCCGCCCTCAGGAGCCCAATTTATGGGTGGATATCACTACTACCATTGAGAAGAAGATCGCCGCCTTGAGCAAGCACCAGAGCCAGCTCTCCCATATCGAGGGATTAGAGGAGCGAGTGCAGCGCTGGTCCGCGCTTATGGGTGAGGAGAAGGGTATGCCTTTGGCCGAAGCGTTCAGACGGATGGAGCTTTTCTAA
- the lgt gene encoding prolipoprotein diacylglyceryl transferase, with product MYPELLHLGGLTIRSYTLMIEIGLIVGLLVAYKEARRLGFTAEQFIDLAIWVVVAAVVGTRLYYVAINWPEFEHDWWGIIRTWEGGLVFHGALLGGLLAAIIYVHTHRLPFWPVADFAAPGLILGQAIGRIGCFLNGCCYGVATTLPWGVTFPWNAGERLQPTQLYESAANFGIFAILWGLRKNKPWDGFLFVSYLILYSSVRFTLEFVRGDPAQVFDSLRLAQWVSLALLILGIGLGLYRRSKAAALREASEGVSKSS from the coding sequence ATGTATCCAGAGCTTCTTCATCTTGGGGGCTTAACCATTCGTTCCTATACCCTGATGATTGAGATCGGCTTAATCGTCGGTCTCCTGGTAGCATATAAAGAGGCCAGGCGTCTCGGTTTCACCGCCGAGCAGTTCATCGACCTGGCCATCTGGGTGGTGGTGGCGGCGGTGGTCGGCACGCGTTTATACTATGTAGCCATCAACTGGCCAGAATTCGAACATGACTGGTGGGGGATCATTCGCACCTGGGAAGGGGGATTGGTCTTCCATGGAGCCCTCCTGGGTGGTCTGCTGGCGGCCATCATCTACGTTCATACACATCGCCTGCCTTTTTGGCCGGTGGCCGATTTTGCTGCCCCGGGGCTCATCCTTGGACAAGCCATCGGCCGTATAGGTTGTTTCTTAAATGGCTGTTGTTATGGCGTCGCTACTACCTTGCCCTGGGGTGTCACCTTCCCATGGAATGCGGGGGAGAGGCTGCAACCGACACAACTGTATGAGTCGGCGGCCAATTTCGGCATCTTCGCCATTCTCTGGGGCCTGCGCAAAAACAAACCGTGGGATGGTTTCCTCTTCGTCTCTTATCTCATCCTTTACTCCAGCGTCCGTTTCACCCTCGAGTTTGTGAGGGGCGATCCAGCCCAGGTCTTCGATTCTCTCCGGCTGGCCCAATGGGTCAGTCTGGCCCTTCTAATCCTCGGCATTGGGCTGGGTCTCTACCGACGGAGCAAGGCCGCCGCCCTGAGGGAGGCCAGCGAGGGTGTCTCTAAGTCGAGCTGA
- a CDS encoding GntR family transcriptional regulator: MGEVNRFSFEPMYYQISEKIRELIDSTQLSPHSKIWSEKELMGRFRVGRNTARQAIDHLTKQGLVYTMQGKGTFVAPKKMRQGLIRLTSFSEDMLERGLKPGAKILELAVVDPPPKVAGGLGLRSDQQAIKIERLRFADSEPMALSLSYVPYHLCPQLLEEDLANSSLYRIIEDKYGLHLWRAEQVLKPTIASEHEAGLLQVAVGTPILLVEGITFLDNDVPIEYMKLVYRGDRYEFIISPTRFP; this comes from the coding sequence ATGGGTGAGGTCAACCGATTCAGCTTCGAGCCTATGTACTACCAGATCAGCGAGAAAATCCGGGAGCTCATCGATAGCACTCAGCTATCCCCCCACTCCAAGATCTGGTCAGAGAAAGAGCTGATGGGCCGGTTCAGGGTAGGCAGAAACACTGCCCGCCAGGCCATCGATCACCTGACCAAACAGGGACTGGTGTATACCATGCAGGGGAAAGGCACTTTTGTGGCGCCGAAGAAGATGCGCCAGGGGCTGATCCGTCTCACCAGCTTTAGCGAAGATATGCTGGAGCGGGGTCTCAAACCCGGAGCTAAGATCTTGGAATTGGCTGTAGTGGACCCACCCCCTAAGGTGGCCGGCGGTCTAGGCCTCCGATCCGACCAGCAAGCCATTAAGATAGAGCGCCTCCGCTTCGCCGATAGCGAACCCATGGCTCTGAGCCTTTCCTATGTCCCCTACCACCTTTGTCCCCAGTTGCTGGAAGAGGATCTGGCCAATTCCTCCTTATACCGCATCATCGAGGACAAGTACGGCCTGCATCTATGGCGGGCCGAGCAGGTTCTGAAACCTACCATTGCCTCAGAGCATGAGGCGGGTCTCTTGCAGGTTGCTGTGGGTACGCCCATACTGCTCGTGGAAGGCATCACTTTCTTGGACAACGATGTACCCATCGAATATATGAAGCTCGTTTATCGAGGAGACAGGTATGAATTTATCATCAGCCCCACCCGTTTTCCCTGA
- a CDS encoding BstYI, with protein MKIVYEYSHLGGAEILQVRYPECEREICKIIAGVAAKRTKVSKEKTMRGRELFSPKEMNQQFREAFTAKGYTELRDTYTITIPNSDATIPGAFKQIDFVKGKVLVEVQFGKYAFMFYDMAKFQYFFNENKADVGVEIVPCHALHKQMSTGVSYGEQLVYDIERLKRHFPAVPIKVILIDVDEPD; from the coding sequence ATGAAAATCGTGTACGAGTATTCACACCTGGGTGGTGCAGAAATCTTGCAAGTGCGCTATCCAGAGTGTGAACGTGAGATTTGCAAAATCATCGCAGGCGTAGCAGCGAAAAGAACCAAGGTCAGCAAAGAGAAAACGATGCGAGGAAGAGAGCTGTTCTCGCCCAAAGAGATGAACCAGCAATTTCGCGAGGCATTCACAGCTAAGGGGTATACCGAGTTGCGCGATACCTACACGATCACCATACCTAACAGCGATGCGACTATCCCAGGTGCGTTCAAGCAGATTGACTTTGTGAAAGGCAAGGTGCTGGTTGAGGTGCAGTTCGGCAAGTATGCCTTTATGTTCTACGATATGGCTAAGTTCCAGTACTTCTTCAACGAGAACAAGGCCGACGTAGGCGTCGAAATCGTGCCCTGCCACGCGCTGCACAAGCAAATGTCTACTGGCGTATCCTATGGAGAACAATTAGTATATGACATTGAGCGACTAAAACGACATTTTCCTGCCGTCCCGATCAAGGTGATTTTAATTGACGTAGATGAACCTGATTAA
- a CDS encoding site-specific DNA-methyltransferase, giving the protein MDKVRITSEFDRTADLILFEGDCLGLLPQIPAGFVKLVVTSPPYNLGKPYESRLSLDEYLAQQRRVIEECVRVLEDRGSICWQVGNYVDNSEIIPLDIVIYPIFASLGLHLRNRIVWHFGHGLHASKRFSGRYEVILWFTKGNEYTFDLDAVRVPQKYPKKKYFKGPKRGEISGNPLGKNPSDVWEIPNVKANHVEKTIHPCQFPVELIERLVLSMTDEGDWVLDPFMGVGTSAVAALMHNRKAIGAEIMPEYVQIARERIQLAEKGVLRIRPMERSVYDPDMPEASIPPKFVHLGLAPLQPQLFEQHTPYTAEEQEE; this is encoded by the coding sequence ATGGACAAAGTGAGAATCACTTCAGAATTTGACCGGACGGCGGATTTGATCCTGTTTGAGGGTGATTGTCTTGGCTTGCTTCCCCAGATTCCTGCGGGGTTCGTCAAGTTGGTTGTTACCTCCCCACCGTACAATCTGGGCAAGCCTTACGAAAGTCGTCTGAGCCTGGATGAATACCTTGCCCAACAGCGCAGGGTTATCGAAGAGTGCGTGCGAGTGTTAGAGGATCGAGGAAGCATTTGCTGGCAAGTCGGCAACTATGTTGATAACAGCGAGATCATTCCTCTTGATATCGTTATATATCCGATCTTCGCCTCGTTGGGGTTACATTTGCGCAATCGCATTGTGTGGCATTTTGGGCATGGCCTACACGCCTCTAAACGGTTTTCCGGTCGGTACGAAGTCATTCTATGGTTTACCAAAGGCAACGAATACACCTTCGATCTGGATGCTGTCCGTGTGCCCCAGAAGTATCCTAAGAAAAAGTACTTCAAGGGGCCGAAAAGGGGAGAGATTAGTGGCAACCCTTTGGGCAAGAATCCCAGCGATGTTTGGGAAATACCCAATGTGAAAGCGAACCACGTGGAAAAGACCATCCACCCGTGCCAGTTCCCAGTCGAATTGATTGAGCGTCTGGTACTCTCAATGACCGATGAGGGCGATTGGGTGTTAGACCCATTTATGGGCGTGGGCACGTCAGCGGTTGCAGCCTTGATGCACAACCGAAAAGCCATCGGTGCCGAAATTATGCCTGAATATGTGCAAATTGCGAGAGAGCGTATTCAGCTAGCAGAGAAGGGGGTGTTGCGCATCCGGCCGATGGAAAGGTCGGTTTACGACCCTGACATGCCTGAGGCAAGCATCCCACCGAAGTTTGTACATCTGGGGCTCGCCCCACTTCAGCCCCAGTTATTCGAGCAGCATACACCGTACACCGCCGAGGAGCAGGAAGAATGA
- a CDS encoding GNAT family N-acetyltransferase codes for MSSIVTVTEDFAALKSEWDELMRRSRCGTIFSTWGWQSIWWECLGGGAEPFLLTVREGKELIGIVPLMKHAGSLYFIGGTEVCDYLDIVACPGREGEVWGAALDYLLQTDWQQVNLHCLRASSATLAYLPTLARRKGLKVEQQTVDVCPHLVLPPSWEEFLASLSKKDRHELRRKMRRLERSGAVRWYAVQENGRLEADMDDFIQLHRLSRPEKESFMDAQMEAFFRRIADYFLPQRLLKLYFLEIGGGRVASCICLEQGEEIWLYNSGFDRNHASLSVGLLLKVFCVQAAIAAGKKGFDFLRGAEPYKYDLGAVDKPLYRLLVWRGEGDSHLGARTDV; via the coding sequence ATGTCCTCTATCGTAACCGTAACTGAGGATTTTGCGGCTCTGAAAAGTGAATGGGATGAGCTTATGCGACGAAGCCGATGTGGGACCATTTTCTCCACCTGGGGCTGGCAAAGCATCTGGTGGGAGTGTCTCGGTGGAGGAGCTGAACCCTTCCTGCTGACTGTTCGGGAGGGAAAGGAACTCATCGGCATCGTGCCGCTAATGAAACATGCGGGATCACTCTACTTCATCGGTGGTACCGAGGTTTGCGATTATCTTGATATCGTAGCCTGTCCCGGCCGTGAGGGTGAGGTGTGGGGGGCAGCGCTTGATTACTTGTTACAGACCGACTGGCAACAGGTGAACCTGCATTGTCTGAGGGCCTCTTCGGCCACTCTCGCTTATCTCCCCACTTTGGCCAGGAGAAAGGGGCTGAAGGTCGAACAGCAAACGGTAGATGTCTGTCCGCATCTCGTGCTCCCTCCCAGCTGGGAGGAATTTCTTGCTTCCCTCAGCAAGAAGGATCGCCACGAGCTACGGCGCAAGATGCGCCGCTTGGAACGTAGTGGTGCGGTGCGCTGGTATGCCGTTCAGGAGAACGGCCGACTGGAGGCGGATATGGATGATTTCATCCAACTGCATCGCCTTAGTCGTCCGGAGAAGGAGTCCTTTATGGATGCCCAGATGGAGGCTTTCTTCCGCAGGATCGCGGACTACTTCCTACCCCAGCGTCTGCTTAAGCTCTACTTTCTCGAGATTGGCGGTGGGCGTGTCGCCTCCTGCATCTGTCTGGAGCAGGGCGAGGAAATCTGGCTCTACAACAGCGGTTTCGATCGGAACCACGCCTCCCTGAGTGTCGGCTTGCTCCTCAAAGTCTTCTGTGTCCAGGCGGCTATCGCCGCGGGTAAGAAGGGCTTCGACTTTCTGAGGGGAGCCGAACCGTATAAATACGACCTGGGGGCCGTGGATAAGCCACTCTACAGGCTGCTCGTCTGGAGAGGTGAAGGCGATTCGCACCTAGGGGCTAGAACGGATGTATAG